A stretch of the Sporichthya brevicatena genome encodes the following:
- a CDS encoding MFS transporter: protein MSAIDVATNDAPPQAGRKEWVGLAVLALACLLYVMDLTVLHLAVPEISEDLHPTSTELLWIIDVYGFMVAGALVVMGTLGDRIGRRKLLMIGAVCFGLTSILAAFSNSAEMLIVSRALLGLSGATIAPSTLSLIFHMFPDPKQRGIAIAWWIAAFSAGSVVGPVVGGAMLELFWWGSVFLLALPVMAALLILGPRVLPEYKDPNAGRLDVLSAAMSVVAVLGIVYGIKEIAAHGYSDTANASITVGLLVGVAWAYRQQRLENPMIDVSLFTVRSFNSALTVNFFAIFMMVGYFIFVFQYLQLVLGLSPLEAGLWGLPGAAGFVVTSQMTPRLAHRFTPPQLVGTGLAVAALGLYVLIGVSADNGDRGLTIAVLGSVIISLGMGPVFGLTTELIVGSAPPEKAGAASGISETAAELGGALGIAIFGSVGVTMYRNGLDELPAGVPPEAAADARDTLGGAVAAAADLPANLAYALLDIAEHAFVDGMRLSTAIAAVLATFVAGFAFVGLKPAAQAAVEHGHLVPPSEPGESGESRETEPVSPAPAVAEGDLSQTKVNV from the coding sequence GTGTCAGCCATCGACGTCGCCACGAACGACGCCCCGCCCCAGGCCGGGCGCAAGGAGTGGGTCGGCCTGGCCGTGCTTGCCCTGGCGTGCCTGCTCTACGTCATGGACCTCACCGTCCTGCACCTCGCGGTGCCGGAGATCTCCGAGGACCTGCACCCCACGAGCACCGAGCTGCTCTGGATCATCGACGTCTACGGCTTCATGGTCGCGGGCGCACTGGTCGTCATGGGCACGCTCGGTGACCGGATCGGTCGCCGCAAGCTGCTGATGATCGGCGCGGTCTGCTTCGGCCTGACCTCGATCCTGGCCGCGTTCTCGAACAGCGCCGAGATGCTCATCGTCAGCCGGGCGCTGCTCGGCCTGTCCGGCGCGACGATCGCCCCGTCGACGCTGTCGCTGATCTTCCACATGTTCCCCGACCCCAAGCAGCGCGGGATCGCGATCGCGTGGTGGATCGCGGCGTTCTCCGCGGGTTCGGTCGTCGGACCCGTCGTCGGCGGCGCGATGCTCGAGCTGTTCTGGTGGGGCTCGGTCTTCCTGCTCGCCCTGCCGGTCATGGCCGCGTTGCTGATCCTCGGCCCGCGCGTCCTGCCCGAGTACAAGGACCCGAACGCCGGACGTCTGGACGTGCTCAGCGCGGCCATGTCCGTCGTCGCCGTCCTCGGCATCGTTTACGGCATCAAGGAGATCGCGGCGCACGGGTACTCCGACACCGCGAACGCCTCGATCACGGTCGGCCTGCTCGTCGGCGTGGCCTGGGCCTACCGGCAGCAGCGGCTCGAGAACCCGATGATCGACGTCAGCCTGTTCACCGTGCGCTCGTTCAACAGCGCGCTGACGGTGAACTTCTTCGCGATCTTCATGATGGTCGGGTACTTCATCTTCGTCTTCCAGTACCTGCAGCTCGTGCTCGGGCTATCGCCGCTGGAGGCCGGGCTCTGGGGTCTGCCCGGGGCGGCCGGCTTCGTCGTGACCTCGCAGATGACGCCGCGTCTGGCGCACCGCTTCACCCCGCCGCAGCTCGTCGGCACGGGTCTCGCGGTCGCGGCGCTCGGTCTCTACGTCCTCATCGGCGTGAGCGCCGACAACGGCGACCGGGGCCTGACGATCGCGGTGCTCGGATCGGTGATCATCTCGCTCGGCATGGGGCCGGTCTTCGGCCTGACGACGGAGCTGATCGTCGGCTCCGCGCCGCCGGAGAAGGCGGGTGCGGCCTCGGGGATCTCCGAGACCGCCGCCGAGCTCGGCGGTGCGCTGGGTATCGCGATCTTCGGCAGCGTCGGCGTGACGATGTACCGCAACGGTCTGGACGAGCTGCCGGCCGGCGTTCCGCCGGAGGCGGCGGCCGACGCCCGCGACACCCTCGGTGGTGCCGTGGCCGCGGCGGCGGACCTGCCCGCGAACCTCGCCTACGCGCTGCTCGACATCGCCGAGCACGCGTTCGTCGACGGCATGCGGCTCTCGACGGCGATCGCGGCGGTGCTCGCCACCTTCGTCGCCGGCTTCGCGTTCGTCGGCCTCAAGCCCGCGGCCCAGGCCGCCGTCGAGCACGGCCACCTCGTGCCACCGAGCGAGCCCGGGGAGAGCGGGGAGTCTCGGGAGACTGAGCCCGTGAGCCCCGCTCCGGCGGTTGCCGAGGGTGACCTGTCCCAGACCAAAGTGAACGTTTAG
- a CDS encoding succinate dehydrogenase/fumarate reductase iron-sulfur subunit, with translation MTESANNPKAFQPGVDKSKSYQAKFKVWRGNSEGGELKDYTVEVNEGEVVLDIIFRIQAEQANDMSVRWNCKAGKCGSCSAEINGRPRLMCMTRMSSLPPGEEVVVTPMRTFPVIKDLVTDVSFNYEKAKQIPAFAPKPREADGTYRMAQVDVERGQEFRKCIECFMCQNVCHVIRDHEENKPAFAGPRFFIRLSELDMHPLDTNDRQKLAQEKHGLGMCNITKCCTEVCPEHIKITDNGIIPLKERVVDRKYDPLFKIFGLSNKKTNK, from the coding sequence ATCACCGAGTCGGCAAACAACCCCAAGGCCTTCCAGCCGGGGGTCGACAAGTCGAAGAGCTACCAGGCCAAGTTCAAGGTCTGGCGCGGCAACTCCGAGGGCGGCGAGCTCAAGGACTACACCGTCGAGGTCAACGAGGGTGAGGTCGTTCTCGACATCATCTTCCGCATCCAGGCGGAGCAGGCCAACGACATGTCGGTCCGCTGGAACTGCAAGGCCGGCAAGTGCGGCTCCTGCTCCGCGGAGATCAACGGCCGTCCGCGCCTGATGTGCATGACCCGCATGTCCTCCCTGCCCCCGGGCGAGGAGGTCGTGGTCACGCCGATGCGGACCTTCCCGGTGATCAAGGACCTCGTCACCGACGTCTCGTTCAACTACGAGAAGGCCAAGCAGATCCCGGCGTTCGCGCCGAAGCCGCGCGAGGCCGACGGCACGTACCGGATGGCGCAGGTCGACGTCGAGCGGGGCCAGGAGTTCCGCAAGTGCATCGAATGCTTCATGTGCCAGAACGTCTGCCACGTCATCCGTGACCACGAGGAGAACAAGCCGGCCTTCGCGGGCCCGCGCTTCTTCATCCGCCTGTCCGAGCTGGACATGCACCCGCTGGACACGAACGACCGGCAGAAGCTCGCGCAGGAGAAGCACGGCCTGGGCATGTGCAACATCACCAAGTGCTGCACCGAGGTCTGCCCCGAGCACATCAAGATCACCGACAACGGGATCATCCCGCTCAAGGAGCGCGTGGTCGACCGCAAGTACGACCCGCTGTTCAAGATCTTCGGTCTGAGCAACAAGAAGACGAACAAGTAA
- a CDS encoding fumarate reductase/succinate dehydrogenase flavoprotein subunit produces MTELERHSYDVLVIGAGGAGLRAAIAAHESGARTAVVCKSLLGKAHTVMAEGGIAAAMGNVWQDDNWKVHFRDTMRGGKMLNNWRMAQLHAQEAPARVWELEEWGALFDRTKDGLISQRDFGGHRYARLAHVGDRTGLEMIRTLQQRVVALGIDVYMECTITRLLTDGTGEEAHGARRGNIAGAFGYWRETGRFIAFEAPSVVLATGGIGKSFKVTSNSWEYSGDGHALAARAGATLLNMEFIQFHPTGMVWPPSVRGILVTESVRGDGGILKNKDGKRFMFDYIPDFFKADTADNEAEADRWYEDKKNNRRPPELLPRDEVARAINAEVKAGRGSPAGGAYLDIASRRSPEYIRKRLPSMYHQFKELADVDITKEPMEVGPTCHYIMGGVEVEPDTAAATVPGLYAAGEVAGGMHGSNRLGGNSLSDLIVFGKRAGDAAAEYAKSHTARIADDQLDVAAKEAVAPFEREGGENPYALHQELQNTMNTLVGIIRDADEMSAALEKLQELKARAKNLSVEGNRQFNPGWHLAIDLRNMLLCSEMVAKAALERKESRGGHTRNDYPKTDPEWGTKNIILSEKDGVVALVHKPLPVMPDDLKELFEEPK; encoded by the coding sequence GCGCACCGCGGTCGTCTGCAAGTCGCTGCTGGGCAAGGCCCACACCGTCATGGCCGAGGGTGGCATCGCCGCGGCCATGGGCAACGTCTGGCAGGACGACAACTGGAAGGTCCACTTCCGGGACACCATGCGCGGCGGCAAGATGCTGAACAACTGGCGCATGGCTCAGCTCCACGCTCAGGAGGCCCCCGCCCGCGTGTGGGAGCTCGAGGAGTGGGGCGCGCTGTTCGACCGCACCAAGGACGGTCTGATCAGCCAGCGCGACTTCGGTGGCCACCGCTACGCCCGCCTCGCCCACGTCGGTGACCGCACCGGTTTGGAGATGATCCGCACGCTCCAGCAGCGCGTCGTCGCCCTCGGCATCGATGTCTACATGGAGTGCACGATCACCCGCCTCCTGACCGACGGCACCGGCGAGGAGGCGCACGGCGCCCGTCGCGGCAACATCGCCGGCGCGTTCGGCTACTGGCGCGAGACCGGCCGCTTCATCGCCTTCGAGGCCCCGTCGGTCGTGCTCGCCACCGGCGGCATCGGCAAGAGCTTCAAGGTCACCTCGAACTCCTGGGAGTACTCGGGCGACGGCCACGCACTCGCGGCCCGCGCCGGCGCCACGCTGCTCAACATGGAGTTCATCCAGTTCCACCCGACCGGGATGGTCTGGCCGCCGTCGGTTCGCGGCATCCTCGTCACCGAGTCCGTGCGCGGTGACGGCGGGATCCTGAAGAACAAGGACGGCAAGCGGTTCATGTTCGACTACATCCCGGACTTCTTCAAGGCGGACACCGCCGACAACGAGGCCGAGGCGGACCGCTGGTACGAGGACAAGAAGAACAACCGTCGTCCTCCGGAGCTCCTCCCCCGCGACGAGGTCGCGCGTGCGATCAACGCCGAGGTGAAGGCCGGCCGCGGATCCCCCGCCGGTGGCGCCTACCTCGACATCGCGTCGCGGCGCTCGCCCGAGTACATCCGCAAGCGGCTCCCGTCGATGTACCACCAGTTCAAGGAGCTGGCGGACGTCGACATCACCAAGGAGCCCATGGAGGTCGGCCCGACCTGCCACTACATCATGGGTGGCGTCGAGGTGGAGCCCGACACCGCGGCCGCGACCGTGCCCGGCCTGTACGCGGCCGGTGAGGTCGCCGGTGGCATGCACGGCTCGAACCGGCTCGGCGGCAACTCGCTGTCCGACCTCATCGTGTTCGGCAAGCGCGCGGGTGACGCCGCCGCCGAGTACGCCAAGAGCCACACCGCGCGCATCGCCGACGACCAGCTCGACGTCGCGGCCAAGGAAGCGGTGGCGCCGTTCGAGCGCGAGGGCGGGGAGAACCCCTACGCCCTGCACCAGGAACTGCAGAACACGATGAACACGCTCGTCGGCATCATCCGCGACGCGGACGAGATGTCGGCGGCTCTCGAGAAGCTGCAGGAACTGAAGGCACGCGCGAAGAACCTGTCGGTCGAGGGCAACCGCCAGTTCAACCCGGGCTGGCACCTCGCCATCGACCTGCGGAACATGCTGCTGTGCTCGGAGATGGTCGCCAAGGCCGCTCTCGAGCGCAAGGAGAGCCGCGGCGGGCACACCCGCAACGACTACCCGAAGACGGACCCGGAGTGGGGCACCAAGAACATCATCCTGTCCGAGAAGGACGGTGTGGTTGCGCTGGTGCACAAGCCGCTCCCGGTCATGCCCGATGACCTCAAGGAGCTCTTCGAGGAGCCGAAGTGA
- a CDS encoding SRPBCC family protein yields the protein MRYRDCPTTECSTRVAAPPEAVWELVTDITLPARFSPELKAAEWLDGATGVAVGNRFRGHNCNDVMGDWSTTCLVSEVEEGRRWVWQVVYEDGEVSSSWGFEVEPGRDATTVRQWGRMGPGPSGLTPAILAMPDKEGRIIARRLAEWRAGMTANLDGLAQLLGPK from the coding sequence GTGCGGTACCGCGACTGCCCGACGACGGAGTGCTCGACCCGCGTGGCCGCGCCGCCCGAGGCGGTCTGGGAGCTGGTCACCGACATCACGCTGCCGGCCCGCTTCTCGCCCGAGCTGAAGGCCGCCGAGTGGCTGGACGGCGCCACCGGCGTCGCGGTCGGCAACCGCTTCCGGGGCCACAACTGCAACGACGTGATGGGCGACTGGAGCACGACCTGCCTGGTCAGCGAGGTGGAGGAAGGCCGACGCTGGGTCTGGCAGGTCGTCTACGAGGACGGCGAGGTGAGTTCGTCCTGGGGGTTCGAGGTCGAGCCGGGCCGGGACGCGACGACCGTCCGCCAGTGGGGCCGCATGGGCCCGGGGCCGTCGGGCCTGACGCCCGCGATCCTCGCGATGCCCGACAAGGAGGGCCGCATCATTGCCCGCCGCCTGGCGGAGTGGCGCGCCGGCATGACCGCCAACCTGGACGGCCTCGCCCAGCTTCTCGGGCCGAAGTAG
- a CDS encoding serine hydrolase, which yields MRTPRRVAALVLAAGTALALLPPPPADAWSPQCAPNAAGYERAGAAAVGLDEAALRAAVDYWVNEGAESLKVFRHGCLVAEGTLDPAIERIPRQNWSQTKTISALVAGVAVRRGVIDVDDPIGKHLPPGVGDDEHRAITVRHILTMTTGLELRPMFAMALNADLIGPQDAMKIRMRHRPGEYFEYDQNAASLLNWVVESALRRSGVAPNLLAFARDEFFTPLGIPADAYVWQTDRSGTPMTHANLHLRPLEFGRIGDLMRRQGLVGDRRMIDADYLELLRTGTSANCGYGFMTWLNGCTGDQRQVNASIITRREIRPARPWIATAPADMYYTWGAHGQHVFVIPSLDLVVTRAGERSPDNSSDTEKLDENLIWNGSQKAGYEEFFRRLMVAVRAP from the coding sequence ATGAGGACTCCGCGCCGCGTCGCCGCCCTGGTGCTGGCGGCCGGGACTGCGCTCGCGCTCCTCCCGCCTCCGCCGGCGGATGCCTGGTCCCCGCAGTGCGCCCCGAACGCGGCCGGCTACGAGCGCGCGGGCGCCGCCGCCGTCGGGCTGGACGAGGCGGCCCTGCGCGCCGCCGTCGACTACTGGGTGAACGAGGGAGCCGAGAGCCTCAAGGTCTTCCGCCACGGCTGCCTGGTTGCCGAGGGAACGCTGGACCCGGCGATCGAGCGGATCCCGCGACAGAACTGGAGCCAGACCAAGACGATCTCGGCGCTCGTCGCCGGCGTCGCGGTGCGCCGCGGCGTCATCGACGTCGACGACCCGATCGGCAAGCACCTGCCGCCGGGGGTCGGTGACGACGAGCACCGGGCGATCACCGTGCGGCACATCCTGACGATGACGACCGGCCTGGAACTGCGGCCGATGTTCGCGATGGCGCTGAACGCGGACCTGATCGGGCCTCAGGACGCCATGAAGATCCGGATGCGTCACCGCCCGGGGGAGTACTTCGAGTACGACCAGAACGCGGCCTCGCTGTTGAACTGGGTCGTCGAGTCCGCGCTGCGGCGGTCCGGCGTGGCCCCGAACCTCCTCGCCTTCGCCCGGGACGAATTCTTCACCCCGCTCGGCATCCCCGCCGACGCCTACGTGTGGCAGACCGACCGCTCCGGCACCCCGATGACGCACGCGAACCTGCACCTGCGCCCGCTGGAGTTCGGCCGGATCGGCGACCTGATGCGACGTCAGGGGCTCGTCGGGGACCGGCGGATGATCGACGCCGATTACCTGGAGCTGCTCCGCACCGGCACGAGCGCGAACTGCGGCTACGGGTTCATGACCTGGCTCAACGGGTGCACGGGGGACCAGCGTCAGGTCAACGCCTCGATCATCACCCGGCGCGAGATCCGTCCGGCCCGGCCGTGGATCGCGACCGCGCCGGCGGACATGTACTACACCTGGGGCGCCCACGGGCAGCACGTGTTCGTCATCCCGAGCCTCGACCTCGTGGTCACCCGCGCCGGCGAGCGCTCCCCGGACAACAGCTCCGACACCGAGAAGCTCGACGAGAACCTGATCTGGAACGGCAGTCAGAAAGCCGGCTACGAGGAGTTCTTCCGTCGCCTGATGGTCGCGGTCCGCGCGCCTTGA
- a CDS encoding (deoxy)nucleoside triphosphate pyrophosphohydrolase, translating to MVPQIVVGAAIVRRGMLLGARRSAPATLAGGWELPGGKVEPGESELAALVRECREELGIEITPGARVPGEWPLGPSLVLRVYLAEIVTGEPAPLEDHDELRWLGAADLFAVPWLPADVPAVTAVSALANLA from the coding sequence GTGGTGCCGCAGATCGTCGTCGGCGCGGCGATCGTGCGCCGCGGGATGCTGCTCGGTGCACGCCGCAGCGCCCCGGCCACGCTCGCCGGTGGCTGGGAGCTCCCGGGCGGCAAGGTCGAGCCGGGGGAGAGCGAGCTCGCGGCCCTGGTGCGGGAGTGCCGGGAGGAGCTCGGCATCGAGATCACGCCGGGCGCCCGGGTCCCCGGCGAGTGGCCGCTGGGGCCGAGTCTGGTGCTCCGCGTCTACCTCGCGGAGATCGTCACCGGGGAGCCGGCCCCGTTGGAGGACCACGACGAGCTGCGCTGGCTCGGCGCCGCGGACCTGTTCGCGGTGCCGTGGCTGCCGGCGGACGTGCCTGCGGTCACCGCGGTCTCGGCCCTTGCGAATCTGGCGTGA
- a CDS encoding TIGR00725 family protein codes for MSEQSSQAGASRRQIAVVGPEEADERELQLARGVGRLLAVGGAVVVTGGLGGVMHGACEGAHLGEGLTLGLLPGTDRRTANPFVDVAVATGLGQGRNLLVVQTADAVVAIGRSPGTLSEIALAVRLGKPVVLLASYSPEDLLPGCVPAGSPKEAADQALRLAAVGV; via the coding sequence GTGAGCGAGCAGAGCAGCCAGGCCGGGGCGTCACGGCGTCAGATCGCCGTCGTCGGGCCCGAGGAGGCGGACGAGCGGGAGCTCCAGCTCGCCCGCGGCGTCGGCCGGCTCCTCGCGGTGGGCGGCGCGGTCGTCGTCACCGGCGGCCTCGGCGGCGTCATGCACGGGGCCTGCGAGGGCGCGCACCTCGGCGAGGGCCTGACGCTCGGTCTGCTGCCCGGCACCGACCGGCGGACGGCGAACCCGTTCGTGGACGTCGCCGTGGCCACCGGGCTCGGCCAGGGCCGCAACCTGCTCGTCGTCCAGACCGCCGACGCCGTCGTCGCGATCGGCCGCAGCCCGGGGACGCTGAGCGAGATCGCGCTCGCCGTGCGCCTGGGCAAGCCCGTGGTGCTGCTCGCGAGCTACTCACCCGAGGATCTGCTCCCCGGCTGCGTTCCCGCCGGCTCGCCCAAGGAGGCGGCGGACCAGGCCCTGCGCCTGGCCGCGGTCGGCGTCTGA
- a CDS encoding TetR/AcrR family transcriptional regulator: protein MAPRGETRQKMLVATIEVMRERGAAGVTVDEVLARSGAPRGSVYHHFPAGRTQMIDEALTYAGETFTGMLERAAQKGTDAVLTRLVTFWTRVLEDSDFRAGCPVVPTAGDAGPDGEALTAKAAGILTAWCRTIAAAFESDGWSAADADALGVTVMSGMTGAIGLCRAQRSIDPLFAVSEQLRALILARTLLARA, encoded by the coding sequence ATGGCTCCCCGCGGCGAGACCCGGCAGAAGATGCTGGTCGCCACCATCGAGGTGATGCGCGAACGCGGCGCGGCGGGCGTCACCGTCGACGAGGTCCTCGCGCGCAGCGGGGCCCCGCGCGGATCGGTCTACCACCACTTCCCGGCGGGCCGGACCCAGATGATCGACGAGGCGCTCACCTACGCCGGCGAGACCTTCACCGGGATGCTGGAGCGCGCCGCGCAGAAGGGCACCGACGCGGTGCTGACCCGGCTGGTCACCTTCTGGACCCGCGTCCTGGAGGACTCCGACTTCCGCGCCGGCTGCCCGGTCGTCCCGACGGCCGGGGACGCCGGCCCCGACGGCGAGGCCCTGACCGCGAAGGCCGCCGGGATCCTCACCGCCTGGTGCCGAACCATCGCCGCGGCGTTCGAGTCTGACGGCTGGTCAGCGGCCGACGCCGACGCCCTCGGGGTGACCGTGATGTCCGGGATGACCGGTGCGATCGGGCTCTGCCGCGCCCAGCGGTCGATCGACCCGCTCTTCGCCGTGAGCGAGCAGCTGCGCGCCCTGATCCTCGCCCGGACCCTGCTCGCGCGAGCCTGA
- a CDS encoding GNAT family N-acetyltransferase: MTMAEPTTLVLTPTPYDDPVAVGLIEAVQQVYVARYGGRDATPVEPAEFAPPRGLFLVGRLGGEPIACGGWRIVEPGLAELKRMYVASGFRGRGLSRVLLAALEDSARQVGITRIRLETGHRQPEAIRLYETSGYTVIEKFGVYRHDPGSTCFGKSLV; the protein is encoded by the coding sequence ATGACGATGGCTGAGCCGACCACCCTGGTCCTCACGCCGACCCCGTACGACGACCCCGTGGCCGTCGGCCTCATCGAGGCCGTCCAGCAGGTGTACGTGGCGCGCTACGGCGGCCGGGACGCGACCCCCGTGGAGCCCGCGGAGTTCGCCCCACCCCGCGGGCTCTTCCTCGTCGGCCGCCTCGGCGGCGAACCGATCGCCTGCGGCGGCTGGCGCATCGTCGAGCCCGGCCTCGCCGAGCTCAAGCGCATGTACGTCGCGTCCGGCTTCCGCGGCCGCGGGCTCTCCCGGGTCCTGCTCGCCGCGCTGGAGGACTCCGCCCGCCAGGTCGGCATCACCCGGATCCGCCTGGAGACCGGCCACCGTCAGCCCGAGGCCATTCGGCTCTACGAGACCAGCGGCTACACGGTCATCGAGAAGTTCGGCGTCTACCGCCACGACCCCGGCTCGACCTGCTTCGGGAAGTCGCTGGTCTGA
- a CDS encoding LuxR C-terminal-related transcriptional regulator, whose translation MGAAATAVIRQAVRQRLGLLQELTGLPVVFGGAVEDDGTGKRAVVISQVSGLRTPALEGLVVHPGTGLGGKAVAGGRAVVVDDYTGSRLITHEYDRAVQHEGLVSALAAPVRHSDEVVAVLYAASRSRPLGETAIRAAEHVARTVERDLEHMLPAADRNGVPNGVVAELRAVAEALGPSPLRPRLERAVLALTQDDPEPVAANGPSPLTTRQAQILRLVGDGLTNREIAERTGLADATVKTYVHDAMRRLEAHTRTRAVFIARSRGLL comes from the coding sequence GTGGGCGCAGCGGCGACGGCGGTGATCCGCCAGGCGGTACGGCAACGCCTCGGCCTGCTGCAGGAGCTCACCGGTCTCCCGGTGGTGTTCGGCGGCGCGGTGGAGGACGACGGCACCGGTAAGCGCGCCGTCGTCATCAGCCAGGTCTCGGGTCTGCGCACGCCCGCGCTCGAGGGTCTCGTCGTGCACCCGGGCACGGGACTCGGGGGCAAGGCCGTCGCCGGCGGTCGGGCCGTTGTCGTGGACGACTACACCGGCTCGCGCCTGATCACCCACGAGTACGACCGCGCGGTGCAGCACGAGGGGCTCGTCTCGGCCCTCGCGGCGCCCGTGCGGCACTCCGACGAGGTCGTGGCCGTGCTCTACGCGGCGTCCCGCTCCCGGCCGCTGGGGGAGACGGCGATCCGCGCCGCGGAACACGTCGCCCGCACCGTCGAGCGGGACCTCGAGCACATGCTCCCCGCCGCCGATCGGAACGGCGTGCCCAACGGCGTCGTCGCCGAGCTGCGCGCGGTGGCCGAGGCCCTCGGCCCGAGCCCCCTGCGCCCCCGTCTGGAGCGCGCCGTGCTCGCTCTGACCCAGGACGACCCCGAACCGGTCGCGGCCAACGGCCCGAGCCCGTTGACGACCCGTCAGGCGCAGATCCTCCGGCTTGTCGGGGACGGCCTGACCAACCGTGAGATCGCCGAGCGCACCGGTCTCGCCGACGCGACGGTGAAGACCTACGTCCACGACGCGATGCGCCGCCTCGAGGCCCACACCCGGACCCGGGCCGTCTTCATCGCCCGGAGCCGCGGGCTGCTCTGA
- a CDS encoding 4a-hydroxytetrahydrobiopterin dehydratase translates to MVALLSEDDVTAGLADLNGWTGDTAEIRRSYAAPDFPTAIRLVDAVAVAAEEMDHHPDMDIRWRTVHFTISTHSAGGVTELDLALARKIDEAAAGLGAA, encoded by the coding sequence ATGGTCGCACTGCTGAGCGAGGACGACGTCACGGCCGGGCTGGCCGACCTGAACGGCTGGACCGGCGACACCGCCGAGATCCGCCGCTCGTACGCCGCCCCGGACTTCCCGACCGCGATCCGCCTCGTCGACGCGGTCGCCGTCGCCGCCGAGGAGATGGACCACCACCCGGACATGGACATCCGCTGGCGGACCGTCCACTTCACGATCTCCACGCACTCCGCGGGCGGGGTCACCGAGCTGGACCTGGCGCTCGCGCGCAAGATCGACGAGGCCGCCGCCGGACTCGGCGCCGCCTGA